A single window of Xylocopilactobacillus apicola DNA harbors:
- the lepB gene encoding signal peptidase I, whose product MKKKTFLKKFFEYGLLISVLLLISNLLMAFIFSSETIDGQSMEPNFTDGDMVLSLRISPIKRGDVIIFKAPKDPDKYYVKRVIGLPGDRVEAKQDRLYINGEIQKEKYLNDFQSEKHATDLTKDFTLQKLQHVNEVPAGEYFVLGDNRTISEDSRSYGFIKRSSIIGKVFTRFWPIGRFKLF is encoded by the coding sequence GTGAAAAAGAAAACATTTCTCAAAAAATTTTTTGAATACGGACTGTTGATTAGCGTCTTGCTACTCATCTCCAACCTATTGATGGCTTTCATCTTCTCCAGCGAAACGATCGATGGCCAGTCGATGGAACCTAATTTTACCGACGGAGATATGGTTTTGAGCCTTCGGATTTCACCGATCAAGCGCGGAGATGTTATTATCTTTAAAGCGCCAAAGGACCCGGATAAATACTACGTCAAAAGAGTGATTGGTCTTCCTGGCGATCGGGTCGAAGCCAAGCAAGATCGGCTTTATATCAATGGCGAAATCCAAAAGGAAAAGTATCTTAACGATTTCCAATCCGAGAAACATGCAACTGATCTAACGAAGGATTTCACCTTACAAAAGCTACAGCATGTCAACGAAGTGCCAGCGGGGGAGTATTTCGTCCTTGGCGATAATCGAACCATTTCTGAAGATTCACGCTCCTACGGCTTTATCAAACGCTCTAGCATCATTGGCAAGGTGTTCACTCGCTTCTGGCCAATCGGCCGTTTCAAACTTTTTTAG
- a CDS encoding pyridoxal phosphate-dependent aminotransferase, which produces MKNYRFAKRMAGVGPSATLQMGRRAKELAQQGADVIDLSVGEPDFATPGFITKAAKQAIDAGLTSFYTPTLGLDELRRAIANNHQTIDPLSRKNVGVATGAKLVLYALMQILISDGEKVVIPAPYWVSYSQQVLLCQGNVFAVYPQNPAMKLTTAELLELDFMPKAVIINNPTNPTGALYTKDELQELIDWAAVNDVFLIVDEIYGNLVYNGAKFTSVLELSGVKDSQLIVVDGVSKTYSMTGWRIGWAIADEQIIVKMGEVLDHMTSNPAAVSQYAALAAINSDNTAAKGMREIFESRLNYSLNALEDIPGLTMAEKPQGAFYCFLRVDPAILARKKLTCTNELVLDLLDKKHVALAAGEGFDLPGYVRLSYAKDEKILQAAFARIKEYLTND; this is translated from the coding sequence ATGAAAAATTATCGTTTTGCAAAAAGAATGGCAGGCGTGGGTCCCTCTGCCACTTTACAAATGGGGCGCCGTGCTAAGGAGTTAGCTCAGCAAGGAGCTGACGTTATCGATTTGTCAGTGGGCGAGCCAGATTTTGCGACTCCCGGGTTCATTACTAAAGCCGCTAAACAGGCAATTGATGCAGGCCTGACAAGTTTCTACACCCCAACACTTGGCCTTGACGAGCTGCGTCGAGCGATTGCTAATAATCATCAAACTATCGATCCGCTCAGCAGAAAAAACGTTGGGGTCGCCACAGGTGCTAAACTTGTGCTTTATGCTTTGATGCAGATTTTGATTTCAGATGGTGAGAAAGTAGTGATTCCTGCGCCTTATTGGGTCAGCTACTCTCAGCAAGTATTGCTTTGTCAGGGTAATGTTTTTGCCGTTTATCCGCAAAATCCAGCTATGAAACTGACAACTGCTGAGCTTTTGGAACTTGATTTTATGCCAAAAGCAGTGATTATCAATAACCCGACGAATCCGACTGGTGCCCTTTATACCAAAGATGAGTTACAGGAGTTGATCGACTGGGCGGCGGTAAACGATGTCTTTTTAATTGTTGACGAAATTTATGGTAATCTGGTTTACAATGGTGCTAAATTTACCAGTGTTTTGGAGCTTTCGGGGGTTAAGGATAGTCAATTGATCGTAGTCGATGGCGTCTCGAAAACTTATTCGATGACCGGCTGGCGCATTGGATGGGCGATTGCTGATGAACAGATCATTGTCAAAATGGGAGAAGTGCTCGATCATATGACATCAAATCCGGCTGCGGTTTCACAGTATGCAGCTCTTGCGGCCATTAATAGCGATAATACGGCAGCAAAAGGAATGCGCGAGATCTTTGAATCAAGACTCAATTATTCCTTGAACGCGCTTGAAGATATTCCTGGATTAACAATGGCTGAGAAACCACAGGGAGCATTTTATTGTTTTTTGCGAGTAGATCCCGCAATTCTTGCTCGCAAAAAATTAACGTGTACTAATGAATTAGTGCTCGATTTATTAGATAAGAAACATGTTGCGCTAGCGGCAGGAGAGGGTTTTGACTTGCCAGGCTACGTACGTTTGAGTTATGCAAAGGATGAAAAAATTTTACAGGCAGCTTTTGCCAGAATTAAAGAGTATTTAACAAATGATTAG
- a CDS encoding GH25 family lysozyme translates to MFSNNQEVTKIIRKRRFILAFLLFLVTFGFKANLTATKAASQFADVSEWQPATQAFMDQLVDNGISGVVVKITQGGAKGDNYYNPNASQQIQAAKNRGMKVSLYHHAKYQGADQARAEANFFASRAQALGFGKDVLMVDDVEDKIITDTYNDTIAFQAELARLGYHNQVIYSMASWFWNNKLPRTYPAWVARYNASDSGVSDATAWQYTNHFNGMHVDASYDYGGLFTSKEPITRINFVPGYGIMLWTGYDIYTRQPTGRYLPHGSSWKVVLQAKIHGEYWYALGYNQWIPARYTSNPNGYSNVETVLPNSDPNGTPIATINYLPGYGVVLWDSYDLDTRQPTGRYLPDGSDWKIIAQVKSNGEYWYELGKNQWIPAKFATNPNGFTQAPTLEN, encoded by the coding sequence ATGTTTAGTAATAATCAGGAGGTAACTAAAATTATTAGAAAAAGAAGATTTATCCTTGCCTTTTTGCTCTTTTTAGTCACGTTTGGCTTTAAAGCCAACTTGACTGCTACGAAGGCAGCCAGTCAGTTCGCCGATGTTTCCGAATGGCAACCTGCAACGCAGGCGTTCATGGATCAATTGGTCGATAATGGCATCTCCGGTGTTGTGGTCAAAATTACGCAAGGCGGTGCAAAAGGAGATAATTACTATAATCCCAATGCGAGCCAGCAGATTCAAGCTGCCAAAAATCGCGGAATGAAGGTGAGCTTGTATCACCATGCTAAATACCAAGGGGCAGATCAAGCTCGTGCAGAAGCTAACTTTTTTGCAAGTCGCGCGCAAGCTCTTGGTTTTGGTAAAGACGTTTTGATGGTAGACGATGTTGAAGATAAGATAATTACTGATACTTACAACGATACGATCGCTTTTCAAGCCGAGTTGGCGCGTCTAGGATATCACAATCAGGTTATCTATTCGATGGCTTCTTGGTTTTGGAATAACAAATTGCCGCGGACTTATCCAGCCTGGGTTGCTCGCTATAACGCAAGTGATTCAGGTGTGAGTGATGCGACGGCCTGGCAGTATACCAACCATTTTAATGGCATGCATGTGGATGCTAGCTATGATTACGGCGGACTTTTCACCAGCAAGGAGCCGATCACGCGGATTAATTTTGTGCCAGGCTATGGAATCATGCTTTGGACGGGCTATGACATTTATACACGTCAACCAACTGGTCGCTATTTACCACATGGCAGTTCTTGGAAGGTGGTTTTGCAGGCCAAAATTCACGGCGAATATTGGTATGCTTTAGGTTACAATCAGTGGATTCCGGCCCGTTACACGAGCAATCCGAATGGATATTCAAATGTTGAGACAGTTTTGCCAAACAGCGATCCAAATGGGACCCCAATTGCCACAATTAATTACTTACCAGGCTATGGTGTGGTGCTATGGGACAGTTACGATCTTGATACTCGCCAGCCAACCGGGCGCTATTTGCCGGACGGCAGCGACTGGAAGATTATCGCACAAGTTAAATCTAACGGTGAATATTGGTATGAATTGGGCAAAAATCAATGGATTCCGGCAAAGTTTGCAACGAACCCTAATGGATTCACCCAAGCACCAACACTTGAGAACTAA
- a CDS encoding cation diffusion facilitator family transporter: MTQSSVENFKKAKAGALISIAAYTLISIFKIIVGNIAKSEALSADGLNNFTDIISSFLVLIGLVLAQKPADRDHRYGHWKIENLASLVTSLIMLLVGLEVLISSARSFIKGNHSTPDLLAAIVGVISAGVMLAVYLVNRRLAEDAHSSALKAAAKDNRNDVLTSLGTAIAIFAATMGFSWVDGVTAIVVGVMILKTALGIFRESAFSLSDGFNDKNLDDYIVAINDIEGVGGIKSIKGRSSGSNVYLDLVIAIDPEMSVRQSHAITEQIRVMLQDQFQIYDVDVHVEPDE; this comes from the coding sequence TTGACTCAAAGTTCAGTTGAGAATTTCAAAAAAGCAAAAGCGGGAGCGCTCATTAGCATCGCCGCTTACACGTTAATTTCTATTTTTAAGATCATTGTTGGTAATATTGCAAAGTCAGAGGCTTTGAGTGCTGATGGGTTAAATAATTTTACTGATATTATTTCGTCATTTCTGGTTTTAATTGGGCTTGTGCTCGCTCAAAAGCCAGCTGACCGTGATCATCGTTATGGTCACTGGAAGATTGAAAATCTTGCAAGTCTTGTGACTTCTTTAATCATGCTACTGGTGGGTTTGGAAGTCTTGATCTCTTCAGCTCGCAGTTTTATCAAAGGAAATCACTCGACGCCAGACTTGCTGGCGGCAATTGTTGGGGTTATTTCGGCTGGCGTGATGCTCGCTGTTTACTTGGTAAATCGTAGGCTGGCCGAAGACGCGCACAGCTCGGCGTTAAAAGCGGCTGCCAAGGACAATCGCAATGATGTTTTAACTAGTCTCGGGACTGCGATTGCAATTTTTGCCGCAACAATGGGGTTTAGCTGGGTTGATGGAGTCACGGCAATTGTAGTCGGGGTCATGATTTTAAAGACCGCACTAGGAATTTTTCGCGAGAGCGCATTTTCCCTTTCGGATGGATTTAATGACAAAAATTTAGATGACTATATCGTTGCGATCAATGATATTGAGGGTGTTGGCGGGATTAAGAGCATCAAAGGACGAAGTTCGGGCAGCAACGTCTATCTGGATTTGGTGATCGCCATCGATCCCGAAATGTCGGTGCGTCAAAGTCATGCGATTACTGAACAAATTAGAGTTATGCTTCAAGATCAATTTCAAATTTACGACGTTGATGTTCATGTTGAGCCTGACGAGTAA
- the rpsI gene encoding 30S ribosomal protein S9: MDKVMYQGTGRRKDSVAQVILTPGTGKVVMNGKEASDYFPYASLLKDLNQPFDVTATAGTFDARVNVRGGGFSGQAGATRHGIARALLKVDPDFRSSLKKNGFLKRDPRMKERKKPGLKKARKASQFSKR, from the coding sequence ATGGATAAGGTTATGTATCAAGGTACAGGCAGAAGAAAAGATTCTGTCGCACAGGTCATTTTAACTCCTGGTACTGGAAAAGTTGTGATGAATGGTAAAGAGGCAAGTGATTATTTTCCATATGCAAGTTTGCTGAAGGATTTGAATCAGCCTTTTGATGTTACAGCAACTGCTGGTACTTTTGACGCGCGAGTTAATGTACGCGGCGGTGGTTTTTCTGGCCAAGCTGGTGCGACAAGACACGGGATTGCACGGGCTTTGTTGAAAGTCGATCCTGATTTCCGGAGCTCTTTGAAGAAGAACGGTTTTCTTAAACGTGACCCTCGAATGAAGGAACGTAAGAAACCAGGTTTGAAGAAAGCTCGGAAAGCATCACAATTTAGTAAACGTTAA
- the rplM gene encoding 50S ribosomal protein L13 produces MRSTYLAKKSDVEKKWYVVDATDIPLGRLSSVVASILRGKNKPIYTPNVDTGDYVIVINASKVALTGRKATKKIYYKHSRYPGGLKSISAGHLREQNPVRLIENSVRLMLPNKNSLGHKQLLKLHVYAGAEHEHQAQKPEVLDILSRI; encoded by the coding sequence ATGCGATCCACATATTTAGCAAAGAAATCTGATGTTGAAAAAAAGTGGTATGTAGTTGATGCTACTGACATTCCTTTGGGACGTCTTTCATCAGTTGTTGCGAGCATTTTACGCGGCAAGAATAAACCAATCTATACCCCAAACGTTGATACGGGTGATTATGTAATAGTAATTAACGCTAGCAAAGTGGCTTTGACCGGCCGCAAAGCTACAAAGAAGATCTATTACAAGCATTCACGTTATCCTGGCGGTTTGAAGTCAATCAGTGCTGGACACTTACGGGAACAAAATCCTGTTCGCTTGATTGAGAACTCAGTTCGCTTAATGCTTCCCAATAAGAATTCTTTAGGTCATAAGCAGCTTTTGAAGTTGCACGTTTATGCTGGTGCAGAACATGAGCATCAAGCACAAAAACCTGAAGTATTAGATATTTTGAGTCGGATCTAG
- a CDS encoding metal-dependent hydrolase: MKITYFGHAAFQIKLNAGKTILFDPFISENPFTKVTPEKLNPDFIVLTHAHADHLGNAIEIAKRTKATIVAQTDFAHVLARTEGVAVIDYLNFGGTYYGPEFQLKLCPAWHTDAMDYQGIPLPMGVAAGFALSAEDKLIYIAGDTGLFSDLKLVARKQPVDLAFLPIGGSYTMDSSDAALAAEFLKAKKVIPIHYNTFPPIKADPIEFQQMLPQGVVELPNVDEEFDF, from the coding sequence ATGAAAATTACTTATTTTGGTCACGCAGCTTTTCAAATAAAGTTAAATGCAGGTAAGACGATCTTGTTTGATCCTTTTATTTCGGAGAATCCTTTTACAAAAGTTACTCCTGAAAAACTTAATCCCGATTTTATTGTTTTGACTCATGCCCATGCGGATCACTTAGGAAATGCTATTGAAATTGCTAAACGCACGAAAGCGACGATTGTAGCCCAAACGGATTTTGCACATGTTCTTGCACGCACTGAAGGAGTGGCAGTAATTGACTATTTGAATTTTGGTGGGACTTATTACGGACCGGAATTTCAATTGAAACTTTGTCCTGCGTGGCATACTGATGCTATGGATTACCAGGGAATTCCGCTTCCCATGGGAGTTGCTGCTGGTTTTGCCCTCAGCGCAGAAGACAAGCTAATTTATATAGCAGGTGATACTGGGCTTTTTAGTGATTTGAAATTGGTCGCTAGAAAACAGCCTGTTGATTTAGCATTTCTTCCAATTGGCGGCAGTTATACGATGGACAGCTCTGATGCTGCGCTAGCAGCTGAATTTTTAAAAGCAAAAAAAGTTATTCCGATTCATTACAATACTTTTCCGCCGATTAAGGCTGATCCAATCGAATTTCAACAAATGTTGCCCCAAGGTGTGGTGGAATTGCCAAATGTTGATGAAGAGTTTGATTTTTAG
- a CDS encoding NlpC/P60 family protein — translation MQLKKIFISVIAFGTVSAMGVSPVSADTVSEKNSQIEIKKIESNSLLKQISDAQNQVAKLNNQVSDKVVAINDAQSKIKDTNSQIDSLGKQIDVKKVEIDKRKDNLKDQVRSLQAASNNSVTGNTFLDFILGSSDLSDLIGRAFTVNKLNSASQGTLRSVQKATRELDDLKSQKSSKKEELVATKNQLESDRDQLVTLKEQAQSSSDSLSTQLEAHKDEISQLQSELSNAIAAASAEQEAKAKEAEQATASAANSSDAIAVNASYNGGSQGSSNNYAGVSVQSGSVGGVSNSNRPAATGVVGLAAQYLGVPYVWGGTTPAGFDCSGLVQYVFRQAGVSLPRTTYAQVNCGTAVPMSQIQPGDLLFWGSGSNCYHVAIYAGGGQYIHAPAPGQSVTYGSMAYFTPTCARRI, via the coding sequence ATGCAACTAAAAAAAATATTTATTTCAGTAATAGCATTTGGTACAGTTTCAGCAATGGGAGTAAGTCCTGTTAGTGCTGATACTGTCTCTGAGAAGAACTCTCAGATTGAAATCAAGAAAATTGAATCAAACTCTTTACTTAAGCAGATCAGCGATGCGCAAAATCAGGTTGCGAAACTTAATAACCAAGTTTCCGACAAAGTCGTTGCCATTAATGATGCACAGTCTAAGATCAAAGATACAAATAGTCAGATCGACTCCTTAGGTAAGCAGATTGACGTTAAAAAAGTTGAAATCGATAAAAGAAAAGATAATCTAAAAGATCAAGTTCGTTCGTTACAGGCAGCTAGTAATAACTCGGTTACGGGCAACACTTTTCTAGATTTTATCTTAGGCAGTAGTGATTTATCTGATTTAATCGGTCGTGCTTTTACCGTTAACAAGCTAAACTCAGCAAGCCAAGGTACGCTTCGCTCAGTTCAGAAAGCTACGCGCGAACTAGATGATTTAAAGAGTCAAAAATCAAGCAAAAAAGAAGAATTAGTTGCGACTAAGAATCAGTTAGAATCTGATCGAGACCAGTTGGTAACATTGAAGGAACAAGCACAGTCAAGTTCTGACAGCTTGTCAACTCAATTGGAAGCTCACAAAGACGAAATCAGTCAGTTACAGAGTGAATTGAGTAATGCAATTGCTGCAGCTAGTGCTGAACAAGAGGCAAAAGCTAAAGAAGCAGAACAAGCAACTGCTAGTGCTGCTAATTCTAGTGATGCAATTGCTGTTAACGCTTCTTATAATGGTGGATCTCAAGGTTCTTCTAACAATTACGCAGGAGTTTCTGTTCAAAGCGGAAGTGTTGGAGGAGTGAGCAATTCTAACCGCCCTGCAGCAACAGGTGTTGTAGGACTTGCAGCTCAATATCTTGGCGTTCCTTACGTTTGGGGTGGTACCACTCCTGCAGGATTTGACTGTTCAGGTCTAGTACAATATGTATTTAGACAAGCAGGCGTTAGCTTACCAAGAACTACTTATGCTCAGGTTAACTGTGGAACAGCAGTACCGATGAGTCAGATTCAGCCTGGCGACCTCTTATTCTGGGGTAGCGGCAGTAATTGCTATCACGTCGCAATTTATGCTGGTGGCGGACAGTATATCCATGCTCCAGCACCAGGACAATCAGTAACATATGGAAGTATGGCTTACTTCACACCAACTTGTGCACGACGCATTTAA